A region of Litorilinea aerophila DNA encodes the following proteins:
- a CDS encoding LON peptidase substrate-binding domain-containing protein: MEKRHSVDRRWNFLNGQTWDKTMELPLFPLNTVLFPGMVLPLHIFEPRYQEMIQHCLEAELPFGVVLIAHGHEVGGPAIPHKIGTAARILRVDRQPEGRMNITTVGTQRFRILELDHSRSYLQARVAHYPVINGSTRLAHEMAQRVRPKIVDYVELLSKASRTNLKFGRLPEDPTTLAFLVAIALQVNNDAKQQLLELPGVPEILDRERYLLSCELLLLEHMIATQDEVNGMSGGPTGYIFPN, from the coding sequence ATGGAAAAAAGACATTCGGTCGATCGACGCTGGAATTTCCTCAACGGTCAGACGTGGGATAAGACCATGGAACTGCCCCTCTTTCCGTTGAACACCGTGCTGTTTCCTGGAATGGTGCTTCCGCTCCACATCTTCGAGCCCCGATACCAGGAGATGATCCAACATTGTCTGGAGGCGGAGCTGCCCTTCGGCGTGGTGCTCATTGCCCACGGCCACGAGGTGGGCGGGCCGGCCATCCCCCACAAGATCGGCACGGCGGCCCGTATCCTGCGGGTGGACCGCCAGCCCGAGGGCCGCATGAACATCACCACCGTGGGTACCCAGCGTTTTCGCATTCTGGAGCTGGATCACAGCCGCAGCTATCTCCAGGCCCGGGTGGCCCACTACCCGGTCATCAACGGCAGCACCCGGCTGGCTCACGAAATGGCCCAGCGGGTTCGTCCCAAAATCGTGGACTACGTGGAGCTGTTGAGCAAAGCCAGCCGCACCAATCTCAAATTTGGCCGTCTGCCCGAGGATCCCACCACCCTGGCTTTCCTGGTGGCCATCGCGCTGCAGGTGAACAACGACGCCAAGCAGCAGTTGTTGGAATTGCCTGGTGTGCCGGAGATCCTGGACCGGGAGCGCTACCTGCTCTCCTGCGAGTTGCTCCTGCTGGAGCACATGATCGCCACCCAGGATGAAGTCAACGGGATGAGTGGGGGGCCCACAGGCTACATTTTCCCCAACTGA